The Methanobrevibacter arboriphilus JCM 13429 = DSM 1125 genome window below encodes:
- a CDS encoding MnmC family methyltransferase — MKIYTLFMNNHLGFKKSDNITESKDIKKSSPIENFHEIINQYFLKEKETSNIKYRKELLKMVNDYIIKTDDGSYTINSPDFDGKVESMHNSNGAITESFEKFVKPFKHSYIQNNLRQSGSDLESFHDFHDFTYEKDIAILDICSGLGYNSSAIIEEFLKNKGDNGSLSIDMVEISIETLAMGLLIPSPIKTHNFIKKAIESKLIDEDFAKLEIENAKIPDNVNINIFCEDARKTVKNLKDNTYDAIFLDPYSPAMAPELCTVEFFEELKRVIKDNGIIATYTLAAGVRFAFVEAGFYIGDGPVFGRKSGGTIASLDINNISKNIPINDERTIALSDAGIPFRDPNLDFNTEKILENRSEERSLARHNYKISSAVQTPIFFGEDVSDEKLKRRILRNFNKVNISDLKSKEALYIIETQKYHDKKPTINFNSKDRIIEMNKRLLKVINNKFYK; from the coding sequence ATGAAAATATATACTCTATTTATGAATAATCATTTAGGTTTTAAAAAATCAGATAATATTACAGAATCAAAGGATATTAAGAAATCAAGTCCTATTGAAAATTTTCATGAAATAATCAATCAATACTTTTTAAAAGAAAAAGAAACTTCAAATATCAAATATAGAAAAGAACTTTTAAAAATGGTTAATGACTATATAATCAAAACTGATGATGGATCATATACAATAAACTCTCCAGATTTTGATGGAAAAGTTGAAAGTATGCATAACTCAAATGGTGCTATTACAGAATCATTTGAAAAATTTGTCAAACCATTTAAACATAGCTATATTCAAAATAATTTAAGACAAAGTGGTAGTGATTTAGAGAGTTTTCATGATTTTCATGATTTTACTTATGAAAAAGATATAGCTATCTTAGATATATGTAGTGGTTTAGGATATAACTCATCAGCTATTATTGAAGAATTTTTGAAAAATAAGGGGGATAATGGGTCTCTTTCTATTGATATGGTAGAAATCTCAATTGAAACTTTAGCTATGGGTCTTTTAATACCCTCTCCTATAAAAACTCATAATTTTATTAAAAAGGCAATTGAATCTAAGCTTATTGATGAGGATTTTGCAAAACTAGAAATTGAAAATGCAAAAATTCCTGACAATGTTAATATTAATATTTTCTGTGAAGATGCTCGTAAAACCGTAAAAAATTTAAAAGATAATACTTATGATGCAATCTTTTTAGATCCTTATTCACCAGCTATGGCTCCTGAATTGTGTACTGTTGAATTTTTTGAAGAGTTGAAAAGGGTTATTAAAGATAATGGTATTATAGCTACTTATACTTTAGCTGCGGGTGTTCGCTTTGCTTTTGTTGAAGCTGGTTTTTATATTGGTGACGGTCCTGTTTTTGGTAGAAAGTCGGGTGGAACAATAGCTTCTTTAGATATTAATAATATTTCTAAAAATATTCCTATTAATGATGAGAGAACAATAGCTTTATCTGATGCAGGAATTCCTTTCCGCGATCCAAATTTGGACTTTAATACTGAGAAAATTCTTGAAAATAGGAGTGAGGAGCGATCATTAGCTAGACACAATTACAAAATTTCTTCCGCTGTTCAAACTCCAATATTTTTTGGGGAGGATGTTTCTGATGAAAAGTTAAAAAGAAGAATTCTTAGGAATTTTAATAAGGTGAATATTTCTGATTTAAAATCAAAAGAAGCACTTTATATTATAGAAACTCAAAAATATCATGATAAAAAACCTACTATTAATTTTAATTCAAAAGATAGAATTATTGAAATGAATAAGAGACTTTTAAAGGTTATTAATAATAAATTTTATAAATAA